Genomic window (Croceicoccus sp. Ery15):
CTCTTCGCAACCCGGCGCATCGCAGCCGCGCCCCTTATTCTCGAATCGCCCGTGGAACCTGTCTTGCTTCATCGCCCTTGAGATGAGGGCGCGAGCACCCAAATGGAAGCCCCCGAAGCCGACACGAAAGCCAATCCATGCCCGAAACCGGACCGATCGAAGGCGAGATCCGCCAGCTTTTGACCGATGCCTTTACTCCCGAAACGCTGATCGTTTCGAACGACAGCGCGATGCATTCGGGCCATGCGGGCGACGATGGCAGCGGGGAATCGCATTTCTCGGTCCTGATCCGTGCCGCCGCTTTTGACGGTGTGGGCCGCTTGCAGCGCCAGCGCATGGTGCTGGCCGCGCTGGGCGATATTCCCGGCCAGCGGGTCCATGCCTTCGCCATCAGGGCGCTTGCACCTGCCGAGCCGCTACCCGCCTGATTCGCGCCATTCCCAACCGCGCGGCGCAGGCGTATCGTGCCGCCTTATCCGGCAGACCGATCAGGAGCAGGCCGAGTCATGAGCGAATTGTCACCCGAAACCGCCATCGCCCTGCAAGTCGATCCGGTCGGCCACGATCTGGGCGCGTTCGACGTGCGCCAGGCCGTGCCGCAGCCGAAATGCCGCATGGTCGGGCCGTTCGTGTTCATCGACCAGTTCGGCCCGGCGCAATATGACATCGGCAAGGGCATGGATGTACGTCCGCATCCGCATATCGGTCTGTCGACCGTGACCTATCTGATGCAGGGCGCCATCGATCACCGCGATTCGCTGGGCAGTTTCGCCACGATCCGCCCCGGCGCGGTCAATCTGATGACGGCGGGCAGCGGCATCGTGCATTCCGAACGATCCCCCCAATCAGAGCGCGATGCGGGCGGCAAAATCTATGGCACGCAGACATGGCTGGCCCTGCCCGAAGCGCTGGAGGAAACCGCCCCTGCCTTCGAAAGCGTGGCTGCAGGCGATCTGCCGGTGGTCGAGGATACATGCGCCAAGGCCCGCGTGATCATGGGCAGCCTGTGGGGCGTGACAGCGCCCACCACCTGCCACGCCGCCACGGTCAATGCCGACATCATCCTTGGCGCGGGCGGCGCGATGCCGATCGATGCCGATGCCGACGAACGTGCCCTGCTGCTGGTCGAGGGTGAGGCGGAAGTCGATGGCGAACCGCTGGCCCTTTTCACGCTGGCCGTCTTGCGCCCGGGCCGCGCCATGGTCCTGCGATCGGGCAGCGGCGCGCGTGTCGTGCTGATGGGCGGAGAGGCGATGACCCGCCGCCACGTCTGGTGGAACTTCGTGTCGTCGTCGCGCGATCGGATCAATCAGGCCAAGGACGACTGGCGCGCGGGCAGGTTCCCCAAGGTGCCGGGCGACGAGGAAGAGTTCATCCCCCTGCCCGATGTGCCGAAAACCGTCAGCTATCCGTAACGCCCGTTCGCGACATACCCATTCGATTGCGCATTTCCGCCGCATTGCGTAGAGGGCGGCCATCATGACCCAGCCGCTGACTTTCGCCGTGCCCAAGGGCCGTATCCTCGACGAAGCGCTCCCTTTGATGGCGCGTGCCGGAATCGTGCCCGAGGCGGGGTTTCACGACAAGAAGAACCGGTCGCTGTCCTTCGCCTGCGAAGACCCGTCGATGCGGCTGATCCGCGTGCGCGCATTCGATGTCGCCACCTTTGTCGCCCATGGCGCGGCGCAGGCGGGGATCGTGGGCTCCGACGTGATCGAGGAATTCGACTATCCCGATCTTTACGCGCCGGTCGATCTGTCGATCGGTCATTGCCGCCTGTCCATCGCGGAACCCAGGGATGCGGCCCCGACCGAATTGCGCAATGCCAGCCATTTGCGCGTCGCGACGAAATACCCGAACCTGACCCGCCGCTGGTTCGAAGCGCGCGGCATTCAGGCAGAATGCGTCAAGCTGAACGGGGCGATGGAGCTGGCGCCGATGCTGGGCCTTGCCAACCGGATCGTCGATCTGGTCTCCACAGGCACCACACTGCGCGAAAACGGGCTGGTCGAAACCGCCGAGCTGCTGCCGGTTTCGGCACGACTGATCGTCAATCGTGCGGCGCTAAAAACCGATAGCGCGCGTCTGGGCCCGCTGATCGAGAAATTCCGCGCACTGGCCGCACAGCCGCTGGAAGCCGCGTAAATGAAGCGTCTGAAATCCAGCGATCCCGATTTCGCCAAGGCCTTTGCGCGCATCGTCGCCGACCGGCGCGAAGCGGATGACGATGTCAGCCGCGATGTCGCCAATATCATCGACCGCGTGAAAGCCGATGGCGATGCGGCGCTGGCCGATTACACGACCCGATTTGACCGGTGGACCCCCGCCAGCGATGACGACTGGCGCATTTCGAAAGAGGCTTGCGAAGCCGCTTTTCACGCGCTGGCGCCCGGACTGCGCGGCGCGCTGGAAACCGCGGCGACCCGCATCGCTGCCTATCACCGCGAACAATTGCCCGCGCGCCGCGATTACCGCGACGATCAGGGTGTCCGGCTGGGCGCGATCTGGCGGCCGGTGGATGCGGCAGGCTTGTATGTCCCCGGCGGGCGCGCGGCCTATCCCTCATCCTTGCTGATGAATGCGATCCCCGCCAAGGTCGCCGGTGTCGAACGGCTGGTGATCGCAACGCCGACGCCCGGCGGACAGGTCAACGATCTTGTGCTGGCCGCCGCGCATCTGGCCAGCGTGGACGAGATCTGGCGCATCGGCGGCGCACAGGCGATCGCCGCGCTGGCCCACGGCACGAAACGCATCGCCCCCGTCGATGTCGTCACCGGCCCCGGCAATGCATGGGTGGCAGAGGCGAAGCGCCAGCTTTACGGCACGGTCGGCATCGACATGGTCGCAGGGCCCAGCGAAATCCTTGTCATCGCGGACAAGGATAATCGCGCGCGCCACATCGCTGCCGATCTGTTGAGCCAGGCTGAACACGATCCGATGGCGCAATCGATCCTGATCACCGACGACAATGATTTTGCCGACCGCGTGGCCGATGCCGTCGGCGTGGAACTGGCGCAGCTGGCCACCCGCCGCGTGGCCGAAGCGAGCTGGCGCGACCATGGCGTTATTATCGAGGTCGCCTCGCTCGACGAAGCGCCCGCGCTTGCCAATGCGCTGGCGGCAGAACATGTCGAGTTGGCAGTGGCGAACCCCGAACCCATGCTGGAATCGATCCGCCATGCAGGCAGTGTGTTCATCGGCCGCCACGCACCCGAAGCAGTGGGCGATTATGTCGCAGGCCCCAACCACGTGCTGCCCACGGGCCGTCGCGCGCGTTTCGCCAGCGGGCTGTCCGTGCTCGATTTCATGAAACGCACCAGCTTTATCGAACTGGATGAAGGCGCGCTGGCCGCCATCGGCCCCGCCGCCGTCGCACTGGCCGAGGCAGAGGGACTGCCCGCGCATGCCCGATCGGTCGCCCTGCGTCTGGAAGGAGCTAAGAAATGAGCCTGTCGCTACACGCCGCCACTATTCCCGCCTTCGTGCGCATGCTGGCCAATATGGACCATCTCATCGGCAAAGCCGAGGCATGGTGCGAGGCGAACGGCAAGACCGAAGCCGATATCTGCGCCGCACGGCTGGCCGAGGATATGCTGGATTTTGCCTATCAGGTGAAATCGACCGTGGTGCATTCGGTGAAAAGCATCGACGGCATTCGCGCAGGCGTTTTTTCGCCCGATCTGAGCGAGCCGCCCAAGGATTTCGCAGGGCTTCGCGCAATGTTGGCCGAGGCCCGCGAACAGCTTGCCGCGTTGACCGTGGAGGAGATGGACGCCATTGGCGCGGCCGATATGGAATTCCGCATCGGCGACCGGCTGGTGGTGCCCTTTACGGGGCAGGAATTCCTGCTGTCGTTCTCCATCCCCAATTTCTATTTTCACGCGACAACCGCCTATGACATTTTGCGCCAGATCGGCGTTCCCATCGGCAAGCGCGACTATCTGGGACCGGACTGGACCAAGAAATGAATGCCAAATCGCAATCCCGCTCTGCCGCCCGCCTTGCCGCGGTGCAGGCGCTGTATCAGATCGATATGGAAGCAACGCCGCTTGCCCGCCTGCTCGACGAATTCCACCAGCACCGTCTGGGAAAGGAGATCGAGGACGAGCAATATGCCGATGCCGAGGTCGCGTTCTTCGACGATATCGTAAAAGGCGTCGATGCGCGGCGTGAGGAGATTGACGGACTCATTGCGGGGAAACTGGCCGAGGGCTGGTCGCTGGGCCGGCTGGACAAGACCATGGTGCAGATCCTGCGCTGCGGCACCTATGAACTTCTGGCGCGGCCCGATGTGCCCAAGGCGGCGGCGATCACCGAATATGTCGATGTCGCCCATGCCTTTTTCGAAGCGCGCGAAGCGAAATTCGTGAACGGCCTGCTCGACGCCATCGGCAAGGACGTGCGGGCCTGAGCGGTTCCGACATATCCGGCGAGGAAGCGTTCATCGCCGCCCTGCGCGAACTGGCGCATGATCCGGCGGCGCGCGGGCTGATCGACGATGCGGCGGTGCTGGATGGCACCGGCCCCATGGTCGCCACCCATGACACCATGGTCGAAGGGGTTCACTGGCTGGCAGGGCAGGACCCTGCGGATGTGGCGTGGAAACTCGTCGCTGCGAACCTGTCCGACCTTGCCGCCAAATGCTGCCGTCCGGCGGGCCTGCTGCTCAGCTTCATGCTGGGCGATGCGCATTGGAACAGCCGTTTTCTGGCCGGTCTGGGCGATGCGCTGGCCGCATTCGATGCGCTGCTGCTGGGCGGCGATACGGTATCGCCCCCTGCGCCCGATGCGCCCAAGGTGATCGGGCTGACCGCACTTGGCCGCCCCATACGCGATCCGCCGCCGTCGCGCGCCGATGCGCAGGCTGGCCAATCCCTGTGGCTTACCGGCCGGTGCGGTGCGGCGCTCGCGGGGTTCGAGGCTTTGCGCGCGGGCAGCAGCGACGATGCGCTGACTGCCCCCTTTCGCCGCCCTGTGCCGCGATTGGCCGCGGGGCAGGCGCTGGCCGCAGCGGTCTGCGCGATGATGGATGTGTCCGACGGTCTGCTGCTCGATGCGCAGCGCATGGCCGATGCCAGCGGCGTGACCATCGCCATCGAAACCCGCCTTGTCCCCGTCCACCCCGCCCTTGCCCGCCGCAAGCGCGAGGCGATGGCATGGGGCGACGATTACGAACTGCTGTTCACCCTGCCCCGGGACGCGCACTGCCCCGTGGCCGACGATCCGGTCGGTGCCACCCGCATCGGCACGATCCTGCCGCGCGGCGCGCATAGTCTTTTGCTCGACGGATCACCTCCGCCTGCGGGGCTGTCGCTGGGTTACCGGCACGGCGAATGATGAATGTGCGCTTGCGCAAGATCGTTTAGCGTGTAGCTTTCCCCGCCACGACGCCCGCAAAAGGGCGCGATAAACATAGGAGGGGATGCGAAGTGAACCTTGTCACGATCGCGATTGCACTCGGCCTTTTGGCCGTCATCTATGGATTCGTCACCAGCAGACAGGTCCTGGGCGCGGACGCAGGGTCCGCGCGCATGCAGGAAATCGCCGCCGCCGTGCAGGAAGGGGCGCAGGCCTATCTGAAGCGACAATATACCACCATCGCGATTGTCGGCGTGGTGGTTGCGGTGATCGTCGGCGTGTTCCTCGGGCCGGTCAGCGCGACAGGCTTCGTCATCGGCGCGGTCCTGTCGGGCGTAGCGGGCTTTATCGGGATGAACATCTCGGTCCGGTCGAACGTGCGAACCGCCGCTGCCGCGCAAAAGGGGCTGCAGAACGGGCTGACACTGGCGTTTCGCGCGGGAGCGATCACCGGCATGCTGGTCGCGGGCCTTGCCCTGCTGGCGATTGCGGTATTCTACTACTATCTGACCGCCATTGCCGGTTTCGGTGTGGGCACAGAAGACCGCACCGTCGTCGACGCGCTGGTCGCGCTGGCCTTCGGCGCGTCGCTGATTTCGATCTTCGCGCGACTGGGCGGGGGCATTTTCACCAAGGCAGCCGATGTCGGCGCCGATCTTGTCGGCAAGGTCGAGGCGGGCATCCCCGAAGACGACCCGCGCAATCCCGCGGTTATCGCCGATAATGTCGGCGACAATGTCGGCGATTGCGCGGGCATGGCGGCCGATCTGTTCGAAACCTATGTCGTCACTGTCGGTGCGACCATGGTGCTGACGGCATTGTTGCTGGCCGATACGGCGGGTGCCTTGCTGGGCAATCTGATGGTGCTGCCCCTGCTGATCGGCGGGGCCTGTATCCTGACTTCCATCGTCGGCACCTATTTCGTGCGGCTGGGAGGCGGGACCAATATCATGGGCGCCATGTACAAGGGTTTTCTTGTCACCGCAGTGCTGTCGATCCCCGCCATCTGGTTTGTGATGCAAATGGCTCTGGGCGACATGAACAATGTCATCGGCGGTCAGACCATCAGCGAAGCCATGCTGGTGGTCGAGGACGGCAATATCGCCGAAGAAGGCCTGTCGGCGCAGGTCGCGGGCTTTACCGGATGGGACCTGTTCTGGTGTTCGATGCTGGGCCTTGTGATCACGGGGCTGATCATATGGATCACCGAGTATTACACCGGCACCAATTATCGCCCTGTGAAAAGCATCGCCAAGGCATCGGAAACGGGACACGGAACCAATGTCATCCAGGGGCTGGCCATCAGCCTTGAATCCACCGCGCTGCCCACCATCGTGATCGTGGCGGGCATCATCATCGCCTATCAGCTCGCGGGCCTGATCGGCATTGCCTATGGCGCGACCGCGATGCTGGCACTGGCGGGGATGGTCGTGGCGCTGGATGCCTATGGCCCCGTAACCGACAATGCGGGCGGCATCGCCGAGATGGCGGGGCTGGACGATGATGTGCGGGCCAAGACCGACGCGCTGGACGCGGTGGGCAACACCACCAAGGCCGTGACCAAGGGCTATGCCATCGGATCGGCGGGGCTTGCCGCGCTGGTGCTGTTCGCGGCCTATACGACCGACCTTGCCCATTTCTTCCCGAACCTCGACGTCGATTTCAGCCTTGAAAACCCCTATGTCATCGTCGGCCTGCTGCTGGGCGCGTTGCTGCCCTATCTGTTCGGCGCGATGGGGATGACCGCCGTGGGCCGCGCGGCGGGCGATGTGGTCAAGGATGTGCGCGACCAGTTCGCGGCAGACCCCGGCATCATGGCGGGAACGTCAAAGCCCGATTATGCCAGAACGGTCGATCTGGTGACCAAGGCCGCGATCAAGGAGATGATCGTGCCCTCGCTGCTGCCGGTGCTGGCGCCGGTTGCGGTCTATTTCGTGATCACGCTGGTCGCAGGCGCGCAGAACGGCTTTGCCGCGCTGGGCGCGCTGCTGCTGGGCGTGATCGTGGGCGGCCTGTTCGTCGCGCTGTCGATGACGAGCGGCGGCGGCGCGTGGGACAATGCCAAGAAATATATCGAAGACGGCAATCACGGCGGCAAGGGGAGCGAGGCCCACAAGGCCGCGGTGACCGGCGACACCGTGGGCGATCCATACAAGGACACGGCGGGGCCCGCCGTGAACCCGATGATCAAGATCACCAATATCGTCGCCCTGCTGCTGCTGGCGGCACTGGCGGCCTGATCGCGCCGCAAGGCAAGGGAGCCCCCGTCCGGCGCGGTCCGGGCGGGGGTTCTTCTTTGCACGGGCGATTGACGGAAACATCATGCGGGGCCATGCGCAATCTATGGAAGACGACGACAATCCCATGCCCGATACGATGAGCGAGGCGGAAAAGACCGCCGCCATCGTTCGCCTGCTGACATTGGACAAGCAGACCGACAACCATTTCCTCGGCCATCGCAAGCCGGGGGGCGTCGGTCGCATCTTTGGCGGACAGGTGGTCGCGCAGGCCATGGCCGCCGCGCAAAGCACGGTCGATCCCGCGCGCCGCCCCCATTCGCTCCACGCCTATTTCCTGCGCGGCGGGGACGAGGATTATCGCATCGAATTTTCGGTCGAACGCGATTTCGACGGCGGCAGCTTTTCCAATCGCCGCGTGATCGCGGCGCAGAACGGCGTGCCGATCCTGAACCTGACGGCATCGTTCCACCGGCACGAGGACGGGCTGTCGCACCAGATGCCGATGCCCGACGTGCGCATGCCCGAAGAGCTTGAGACCGAGGAAGAGGTGATGGCGCGGCTGGCGCGCCCGATCAAGGAGATGATCGCCTTTCGCCGCAACCGCGCCTATGAAATCCGCATGCCGCCCATCACGGCAGAAGGGACATTGCACGACCGCGACCATGCCTATTTCTGGTTCCGGATCAAATCGCCCCTGCCAGACGATATGGCAATGCACCGGCTGGTGCTGGCCTATTTGTCCGATTACGGCCTGCTGTCCGCGCCGATGACGGTGCACGGGCGGGCATGGTGGCGCGGCGGGTTTCGCGGTGCCAGCCTCGATCATGCGGTCTGGTTCCATTCCGACGCGCGGATGGACGACTGGGTGCTCTATGCGATGGATTCGCCGTGGTCGGGGAATGCGCGGGGTTTCGGGCGCGGCATGTTCTTTACCCGCGACGGTCAGCTGATCGCGTCGACCGCACAGGAAGGGCTGATGCGCGTGGTCGAACCCAAAAGCGCATGAAAAAAGGGCGCTGCCTTTCCGGCCGCGCCCTTTCTCTCGAGGAAGTCCTCAATCCTTAGTCGATCTTGGCCAGACGCGCCTTGTTCGTGCTGTTGCTGCCATTCGCCTGCGCGATCGGGATACAGCCATTGCCCCTCGCCTTCACGGCCGAGCACATGGCATTCGCGCCCTGACGGTCGAAACCGCCTGCGGCCACGCGCCAGTAATCCTTGCCGTCGACAGTCGCCTTGGTGATCACCGGCTCTGCACCGCGCAGATTGGCATAGCGCGACTGGAACACTTTCCATCCGGCATTGGCCTGCTCGACACTGGCGTAAGAGCCAAGCTGCGCAATATGCGTGCCGCTGGCGGCGGGCGTTGGAAGCTGCGGCTTGGGTGCGGGTTTCGGAGCCGCCTTGGGAGCGGGTTTCGGCTGGGCCGCGGGCTTGGCCTGCAGAGCGGGCGCAGCCGCCACACGAACCGGTTCCGGCGCGGAATTGGCCACGGGCGCCGCTTTTGGCGCGGCTTCGGATGTCGCTGCCGAACTTGCGGGCAGCGAGGCGACCACTACCGGCTTCGGCGCATTGCGCGACGAAGGGACCGCTGCGGGAGCGGGCTTGGGCGCTTCGACCGGTGCGGGCTGCACCACTGCCAGCGAAACCGTCGACGGCTGGGCCGGAACGGCAGGCTTGGGATCTGCCTTTACGGGCGGCAATTCGGCATCGACCGGTTCGGCCGCGGCGACCATCACCGGCTTTGCCGCCGGAGCGGGCGCAGCCGCCATTTGCGGGGCCGGAGCCGCCTGCGGCATCGCGGGCGCCGAATTCGACAGCGCCAGATGCTGCGGCATGCCGGTATCGGCCACGGCCTCTGCCCCCATCAGCGCGGCGACGCGCTGGGCATAAAGGTCGGGACGGGCTGTGCTGGCCCATTCGGTCATGCGGTCGCCCAGCTCCCCTGCGGGCACATCCTGTGCCGCCATGGCGCGCGCCTCGCGCCAGCGCCCGTCGAGAGCGAAGGCATAGGCCAGATTCTGCCGCGACTTGGGCGTGTTATTGCCCGCGCGGATATCGGCAGAGATAATCTCCACGCCGCGTGCGGTTTCACCCGCCAGCGCCAGCGCCAGACCGCGATCGGCCGCGGGAATGGCGCTGCCCTGCATATTGATGGTGCCGACAGCCAGCCGGTTCTCGCCCGAACCCGCTTGCGCCAGCGCCAGCATCAGCGCGGTGCGCGGCGAGGCATCGCCGAGTTCCACCGCTGCCGCCAGCGAATCGCGGGCCGACACCATGCGACCGGCCTTGAGATAGGCCTGCCCCAGCAGCACGCGCATTTCGGGGTCGCGCGGGCTCTCTACCACGGCGCGCTCGGCATAGGACACGGCCTTGTCGGCGTTTTCCTTGGCCAGCGCGGCCTCTGCCTTTTCGGCATTGTCGCGCGCGACGGCACCCATGGGGAGCGCCATGGCAGTCGCGCCAGCCAGCGCGATGATCAGGGCGTTGCGGCGGATACGGGTCTTCATGATAAAGTCC
Coding sequences:
- the hisG gene encoding ATP phosphoribosyltransferase gives rise to the protein MTQPLTFAVPKGRILDEALPLMARAGIVPEAGFHDKKNRSLSFACEDPSMRLIRVRAFDVATFVAHGAAQAGIVGSDVIEEFDYPDLYAPVDLSIGHCRLSIAEPRDAAPTELRNASHLRVATKYPNLTRRWFEARGIQAECVKLNGAMELAPMLGLANRIVDLVSTGTTLRENGLVETAELLPVSARLIVNRAALKTDSARLGPLIEKFRALAAQPLEAA
- a CDS encoding sodium-translocating pyrophosphatase; this encodes MNLVTIAIALGLLAVIYGFVTSRQVLGADAGSARMQEIAAAVQEGAQAYLKRQYTTIAIVGVVVAVIVGVFLGPVSATGFVIGAVLSGVAGFIGMNISVRSNVRTAAAAQKGLQNGLTLAFRAGAITGMLVAGLALLAIAVFYYYLTAIAGFGVGTEDRTVVDALVALAFGASLISIFARLGGGIFTKAADVGADLVGKVEAGIPEDDPRNPAVIADNVGDNVGDCAGMAADLFETYVVTVGATMVLTALLLADTAGALLGNLMVLPLLIGGACILTSIVGTYFVRLGGGTNIMGAMYKGFLVTAVLSIPAIWFVMQMALGDMNNVIGGQTISEAMLVVEDGNIAEEGLSAQVAGFTGWDLFWCSMLGLVITGLIIWITEYYTGTNYRPVKSIAKASETGHGTNVIQGLAISLESTALPTIVIVAGIIIAYQLAGLIGIAYGATAMLALAGMVVALDAYGPVTDNAGGIAEMAGLDDDVRAKTDALDAVGNTTKAVTKGYAIGSAGLAALVLFAAYTTDLAHFFPNLDVDFSLENPYVIVGLLLGALLPYLFGAMGMTAVGRAAGDVVKDVRDQFAADPGIMAGTSKPDYARTVDLVTKAAIKEMIVPSLLPVLAPVAVYFVITLVAGAQNGFAALGALLLGVIVGGLFVALSMTSGGGAWDNAKKYIEDGNHGGKGSEAHKAAVTGDTVGDPYKDTAGPAVNPMIKITNIVALLLLAALAA
- a CDS encoding DUF1993 family protein, whose translation is MSLSLHAATIPAFVRMLANMDHLIGKAEAWCEANGKTEADICAARLAEDMLDFAYQVKSTVVHSVKSIDGIRAGVFSPDLSEPPKDFAGLRAMLAEAREQLAALTVEEMDAIGAADMEFRIGDRLVVPFTGQEFLLSFSIPNFYFHATTAYDILRQIGVPIGKRDYLGPDWTKK
- the hisD gene encoding histidinol dehydrogenase, with the translated sequence MKRLKSSDPDFAKAFARIVADRREADDDVSRDVANIIDRVKADGDAALADYTTRFDRWTPASDDDWRISKEACEAAFHALAPGLRGALETAATRIAAYHREQLPARRDYRDDQGVRLGAIWRPVDAAGLYVPGGRAAYPSSLLMNAIPAKVAGVERLVIATPTPGGQVNDLVLAAAHLASVDEIWRIGGAQAIAALAHGTKRIAPVDVVTGPGNAWVAEAKRQLYGTVGIDMVAGPSEILVIADKDNRARHIAADLLSQAEHDPMAQSILITDDNDFADRVADAVGVELAQLATRRVAEASWRDHGVIIEVASLDEAPALANALAAEHVELAVANPEPMLESIRHAGSVFIGRHAPEAVGDYVAGPNHVLPTGRRARFASGLSVLDFMKRTSFIELDEGALAAIGPAAVALAEAEGLPAHARSVALRLEGAKK
- the nusB gene encoding transcription antitermination factor NusB; its protein translation is MNAKSQSRSAARLAAVQALYQIDMEATPLARLLDEFHQHRLGKEIEDEQYADAEVAFFDDIVKGVDARREEIDGLIAGKLAEGWSLGRLDKTMVQILRCGTYELLARPDVPKAAAITEYVDVAHAFFEAREAKFVNGLLDAIGKDVRA
- a CDS encoding SPOR domain-containing protein, coding for MKTRIRRNALIIALAGATAMALPMGAVARDNAEKAEAALAKENADKAVSYAERAVVESPRDPEMRVLLGQAYLKAGRMVSARDSLAAAVELGDASPRTALMLALAQAGSGENRLAVGTINMQGSAIPAADRGLALALAGETARGVEIISADIRAGNNTPKSRQNLAYAFALDGRWREARAMAAQDVPAGELGDRMTEWASTARPDLYAQRVAALMGAEAVADTGMPQHLALSNSAPAMPQAAPAPQMAAAPAPAAKPVMVAAAEPVDAELPPVKADPKPAVPAQPSTVSLAVVQPAPVEAPKPAPAAVPSSRNAPKPVVVASLPASSAATSEAAPKAAPVANSAPEPVRVAAAPALQAKPAAQPKPAPKAAPKPAPKPQLPTPAASGTHIAQLGSYASVEQANAGWKVFQSRYANLRGAEPVITKATVDGKDYWRVAAGGFDRQGANAMCSAVKARGNGCIPIAQANGSNSTNKARLAKID
- a CDS encoding BolA family transcriptional regulator — protein: MPETGPIEGEIRQLLTDAFTPETLIVSNDSAMHSGHAGDDGSGESHFSVLIRAAAFDGVGRLQRQRMVLAALGDIPGQRVHAFAIRALAPAEPLPA
- a CDS encoding acyl-CoA thioesterase II, whose translation is MEDDDNPMPDTMSEAEKTAAIVRLLTLDKQTDNHFLGHRKPGGVGRIFGGQVVAQAMAAAQSTVDPARRPHSLHAYFLRGGDEDYRIEFSVERDFDGGSFSNRRVIAAQNGVPILNLTASFHRHEDGLSHQMPMPDVRMPEELETEEEVMARLARPIKEMIAFRRNRAYEIRMPPITAEGTLHDRDHAYFWFRIKSPLPDDMAMHRLVLAYLSDYGLLSAPMTVHGRAWWRGGFRGASLDHAVWFHSDARMDDWVLYAMDSPWSGNARGFGRGMFFTRDGQLIASTAQEGLMRVVEPKSA
- a CDS encoding pirin family protein translates to MSELSPETAIALQVDPVGHDLGAFDVRQAVPQPKCRMVGPFVFIDQFGPAQYDIGKGMDVRPHPHIGLSTVTYLMQGAIDHRDSLGSFATIRPGAVNLMTAGSGIVHSERSPQSERDAGGKIYGTQTWLALPEALEETAPAFESVAAGDLPVVEDTCAKARVIMGSLWGVTAPTTCHAATVNADIILGAGGAMPIDADADERALLLVEGEAEVDGEPLALFTLAVLRPGRAMVLRSGSGARVVLMGGEAMTRRHVWWNFVSSSRDRINQAKDDWRAGRFPKVPGDEEEFIPLPDVPKTVSYP
- the thiL gene encoding thiamine-phosphate kinase codes for the protein MSGEEAFIAALRELAHDPAARGLIDDAAVLDGTGPMVATHDTMVEGVHWLAGQDPADVAWKLVAANLSDLAAKCCRPAGLLLSFMLGDAHWNSRFLAGLGDALAAFDALLLGGDTVSPPAPDAPKVIGLTALGRPIRDPPPSRADAQAGQSLWLTGRCGAALAGFEALRAGSSDDALTAPFRRPVPRLAAGQALAAAVCAMMDVSDGLLLDAQRMADASGVTIAIETRLVPVHPALARRKREAMAWGDDYELLFTLPRDAHCPVADDPVGATRIGTILPRGAHSLLLDGSPPPAGLSLGYRHGE